The genomic region GCAGTGAAAACGTTGAACGACGAGACGGTGAAGGCGCCGTGGAATCTCTCGCACAAAGTGGTAGCCACGCTCAGCGGAGTCACCGGCGGCCTGTTCGGAGCGCCGGCGCTATTTGCCGAACTTCCGGTGACGACGGTCATCATCATGCGATCGATCGCCGACATCGCTCGATCCAAAGGAGAGAATCTTTCCGATCCGGCTGTGCAACTCGCCTGCTTGGAAGTTTTCGCCCTGGGCAGCGCCGGCAAGCAGGAAGCAATGAACAGTGGTCGCGATGAGGCGCAAACCGGCCAAGAGTCCGTTCGCGCCGCCTATTTCATCGCACGCGCTAGCATGGCGCAACAGGTTACCGCTGCGGCGGAGATGCTGACTAAAGGAACCGCATCGGGAAGCGGCACCGCATTGACGCGTCTGGTCTCGACCATCGCATCACGCTTCGGCGTGGCTGTCTCGGAGAAAGTCGCGGCGCAGGCCGTCCCGATTGTCGGCGCGATCGGCGGCGGCTTGATCAACGCGCTGTTTATGGATCACTTTCAGAACACGGCCGAGGCCCACTTCTGCGTACGCCAGCTCGAACGCGCTTATGGCACGGAATCCGTTCAGCAGGAGTACGAACGCATCGCGGCCAAGTCGCACGTTCGGTGAGAGTATACTCGTCAATCATGAACGCCGCAGTAGCACTGGAAGTGAACGCTGATGCTCACTTGGTTGTTTGTGGCGGCGAGGATTATCGCCAATCCCGTCTCGAACGTATTTCAGAAGCGACTCGCTCAGCGATCATCCCATCTTCGTCATCGCGGTAACGCACGCCCTGTTGACGCTCGTTTGCGTACCCCTACTTCTGTCGCCGTTGGAACTTGGCGGCGGAGCGGCCTACTGGGCGAACATCATAGCCGCCGCATTCCTTGCCGTGGCAGGCAATGCCTTGCTCGTCGCTGCCCTGCGAACGAGCGACCTAACGGTGCTTGGACCGATCAACGCGTACAAATCCGTGATCAGTCTGGTCCTTGGTATCTTTTTGGTGCATGAGATTCCGACGCCAACAGGTGTGCTGGGCGTGCTGCTCATTGTCGCCGGAAGCTATTTCGTGGTGGATCGAGACGAGAACCAGCCTCGCCGTAACGCGTTCATTCAGTTCCTTCACGAGCGGGGAGTGCAACTGCGATTTGCCGCCCTAGGGCTTTCCGCCACGGAAGCGATCTTTCTCAAGCGAGCCCTGATAGTGTCGACGCCGCTGACGACATTCGTGGTCTGGTGCGGGCTTGGAGTGCCGATCGCGGCGCTCGCGTCGGGATTGCTATTGCGAGGGCGCCTGCGCGAGGAGGGGACGATCTTCCGAAAGGACTGGCCGACGTACCTCTGGCTTGCGGCCGCCACCGGGCTGATGCAATTCGCGACGCTCGACACATTTGGAAAACTTCAGGTGGGCTATTCGCTCGCCTTATTTCAGTTATCCACGCTGCTGAGCGTTTTTTTTGGGCTACCGTTATTTTCAGGAGCGGAACATCCGAAAGCGGCTGCTCGGCACGCTCATCATGGTTGGCGGAGCAGTGCTGATCGTCGTGTTCGGAGCGAATGGGTAATGCGTACTTGAGCTACCCATCCACTCGGAACTCGCGATTGTGCCACGAGGTCGCGTCGACTTCCGGCGGCGAGCGAACCAGTCACTTCGTGTCGCGCTGTCGCAATTCCTCGATACGCTCGCGTGCGACCCGATCGATCCAGGTTCCAGGATAGACGGCACGCAACCTCTCAAAGGCCGCAATGGCCTCCTCGCTCTTCTCGGCCGCGGCGAGCGAAGCGGCCGCTTGAAACTCCCCTTCTCCGATAGTCAATGCTTGCTCGAAAATGCGCGCTGCCTCCGGGCGAGAGATCGACGCCGGAAGCTTACTCAGCACAGGCGGATTCGGATCGATAAGCAGTCCGTAGGCCGCTGGATTGCGTTCGCGAAACAATCGGGCGCGCATGTCCTGTTGCTGGTTGAACGCGTCACCGCCTTCGCGTCCGCCGAATGGGTCAATATCCGCAATGACAACCTCGTCGGGGCCATTCACTTCCGCCAGAATCGTGCCTTGCGGCGAAATAATCATCGAACCACTCTCTCGCCAGGACACGACGAGATAGACAAAGTTATCTACTGCCCGCGTCCGGGATGCGGCCCGACTGATGTCATCATCTCCGATCGCAGCCCCGCCGAGCGTCGACACGAATACGATGTCCGCGCCTCCCAACGCCAGGCAACGT from Planctomycetia bacterium harbors:
- a CDS encoding EamA family transporter; this translates as MWRRGLSPIPSRTYFRSDSLSDHPIFVIAVTHALLTLVCVPLLLSPLELGGGAAYWANIIAAAFLAVAGNALLVAALRTSDLTVLGPINAYKSVISLVLGIFLVHEIPTPTGVLGVLLIVAGSYFVVDRDENQPRRNAFIQFLHERGVQLRFAALGLSATEAIFLKRALIVSTPLTTFVVWCGLGVPIAALASGLLLRGRLREEGTIFRKDWPTYLWLAAATGLMQFATLDTFGKLQVGYSLALFQLSTLLSVFFGLPLFSGAEHPKAAARHAHHGWRSSADRRVRSEWVMRT
- a CDS encoding EcsC family protein, producing MSALSEKDLASLAAAVSQLEHPSLAAKLAAAVGMPLEKLLTWLPPAIQKQVDRVTEEALTRALNVAVKTLNDETVKAPWNLSHKVVATLSGVTGGLFGAPALFAELPVTTVIIMRSIADIARSKGENLSDPAVQLACLEVFALGSAGKQEAMNSGRDEAQTGQESVRAAYFIARASMAQQVTAAAEMLTKGTASGSGTALTRLVSTIASRFGVAVSEKVAAQAVPIVGAIGGGLINALFMDHFQNTAEAHFCVRQLERAYGTESVQQEYERIAAKSHVR